The Phoenix dactylifera cultivar Barhee BC4 chromosome 9, palm_55x_up_171113_PBpolish2nd_filt_p, whole genome shotgun sequence genome window below encodes:
- the LOC103710114 gene encoding acyl-coenzyme A:6-aminopenicillanic-acid-acyltransferase 40 kDa form-like, producing MDGSSEKKLELFDVGQCEEAYQMGFLIGQRFSDLIQSRVATDPILQQQLLPFARTAEAQPLVEALCTANRQMFPRYWDEMLGTAAGSGIPILQIILLNFRKEILPFLLKKEATPEEVTDEDCSDVLVVNDSMAIAAHNEDATVALIGRTYLVRATLSNGVTFTAYTYAGELPTCAFGFNSCGLAFTLNSVPPTREEISAGGIGRNFISRDLLEATGLGDALNRIHSSNASVGHSYNLMDARSRRILNVETASGNRCSVHEVGRTPFFHANMYLHLQVQQVQDENSISRHNRAAQLSADSKAKVLSILGDSVDKKYPIYMTGPTLYTLCTALIDLDEQTITIYEGNPEKEIVSYALPLF from the exons ATGGATGGTTCAAGCGAGAAGAAATTGGAACTCTTTGATGTCGGGCAGTGCGAAGAAGCCTACCAAATGGGATTCCTCATAGGGCAGAGATTCTCAGATCTGATTCAAAGCAGGGTGGCCACTGACCCCATCCTTCAACAGCAGCTCCTCCCTTTCGCCCGCACCGCAGAGGCTCAGCCGCTGGTTGAAGCACTCTGCACTGCTAATAGACAGATGTTTCCGAGATACTGGGATGAAATGTTAGGAACAGCTGCAGGAAGCGGCATCCCAATTCTCCAA ATAATATTGCTAAATTTTAGAAAGGAAATACTTCCCTTTCTTCTGAAGAAAGAGGCCACTCCAGAAGAGGTCACTGATGAGGACTGTTCAGATGTTCTTGTTGTAAATGACTCCATGGCCATTGCTGCACACAATGAAGATGCAACTGTAGCTTTAATTGGTCGCAC CTATCTGGTGAGGGCCACACTGTCGAATGGAGTAACGTTCACTGCTTACACTTACGCAGGGGAGCTTCCAACCTGTGCATTTGGCTTCAACAGCTGTGGCTTG GCATTCACACTTAATTCAGTACCTCCAACACGAGAGGAAATCAGTGCAGGAGGTATCGGACGTAATTTTATATCACGAGATCTTCTGGAAGCCACTGGCCTTGGTGATGCCTTGAAT AGAATTCATTCATCCAATGCTTCTGTTGGCCACAGCTATAACTTGATGGATGCTAGGAGTCGCAGGATTTTAAATGTAGAAACAGCATCTGGCAACCGCTGTTCGGTTCATGAGGTTGGAAGAACACCTTTCTTCCATGCAAACATGTACCTCCACCTACAAGTACAGCAG GTACAAGATGAGAACTCTATCAGCAGACACAACAGGGCAGCTCAACTTTCAGCAGACTCAAAAGCAAAAGTACTCTCAATTCTTGGAGATTCTGTGGATAAAAAATATCCCATCTACATGACAG GTCCAACATTATATACTCTTTGCACAGCACTG